The segment AGCATCACAACAAATTGTCCCCTAGTATGCTGCCAGTTTTTGGCCATGtttatgaatgaattttacCTGATTAAAAAAAGCATCACAACAAATTGCTAACGGCAGCAAGGTCTCCTTATGCTGATCTCTCCTTGTGTTCTTTTTTAAATACAATATGTCCTTATGTTCTTATGTTGTATCTTGCAGCGTGCACCAGTTTTTTGAGTGCTTTGATGGTCTGAGAAACTCGCAGTCAGCTCTAGGAAACAGTGGGATGTGGAATTGGACTTGTTCTGTTTTTAGTGCGATAACTGCTGCTTCTAATCTTGCTTCTGGGTCGTTGCTTGTTCCTTCTGGTATGTTTTTTGGGCCCAATATGCACAAACGCACACAACATTTTATTCTAGTTTCACCCTGGCAGAAGATGTGCTGATCTGCCTTTTGATTAGTTATGTCTGTGCTGAAATGGTTCATATAAACCATTGGCATTCAGAACAGAGTGTTCTAGACATTGCAAAAGTAATTGTACCCAAAGCTAATACATACTTAGTGAGGAAAATATACATACCGAGTACAGGGAGGAGCTCAAACTGCAAATTCATTTTCATCTCTTAAGATGGTTACACTGATCTGACATGTCAGTCATTTTGTATCTCccatttatttgttatttattcttttctGTGCACTCTGATTGGGTGGATTATACAGCTCAATGGATATTACTTATTTCAGAAAGTGAAGTAAGTAATTGAAATTGTTTAGTCACTTCAGTGGGGACCTCAGTAATTACTGCTTAGTATTTTACCTCATTCCTTTGTCAGGAAACtgatttatttcttttgaattcaCTTACAGATCAGCAGCATCTTGAAACCAATATTAGGGCTACAGTTGCCAAAgtatctcttcttttttcttttattgacgAGGAAGAGAGACATTGCTGCACTGTGGATGCTGATAAAGGGAATGCTGGTTTTTATGTTCATTATATAAGTGCAAGTTTTCAAGATTTGCTTCTGGTATTGCAGGTAAAGTTTTATGTCTTTGTTGTTGATTTGCTTCTGACACTGCTTTATGGGCATTTTGTAGCTCTTCTATTAACTTTAAAAACATTAAGGCTTAATAGGTACAGCGCCAGGAAGTGAATTTTGAAGCAACAGTTCAACATGTGGCACTTACTGATCACTTCTCAAGAGAAGATGACACTGTTGATTTCAAATGGTGTACATATAATaacatcaaaaaaattcaagacgCAATTCAAACTGCCATCCCACCTCTTGATTGGTCCACCAAGAATGTTGATCTGGATAATCAGAGTGCATCTGCTGCTCCTTATCCATTAAGGATGAATTTTACTGATGGGTTCCCTCATCCAAGGAAGAAAATAAGTCTTTTTGCTGACGATGGAGTGCAGGTAGAATTGCTTAAGACTTTTGGTGCTAGCCTCTGTCAAGCAACCATAAGTTCTTCAGGAAACTCATTTGTTGGGCCAACATCTTTTTCATTGAAGTTTCCACCATTTGTTTTCTGGGTGAACTTTAATTTGTTAACTAAAATCTCagaatttttcaagaaaattgagGATCCTATTGGAACATCTAGCACTCTGGCTCATGAGGATAAGTGTGTAGCTTCATCCAAAGGGAATGGAAGGACTAGCCCTTGCTCTGATACTAGAAGAAGTTCAGAACAAGAAAGTTTCAGGGGCACTGTATCTCTTCCAACTGCCAGGATTATATTGGCTTTTCCTTGTGGAAAAGGTGAAGATTTTAGGAgctattactgttggcaacagTTTATTTCTCTTGATGTTTCTTCACCATCAGCTCCTGTGGACAAAGCAAGTCATGCAACTAAAAAATGTTCTGCTACTAGTTCTAAAAGTTGGAATTCCGTGGCTAAATTGTGCTCTTTGTCCTTGAATTTTGGGAAGCTTGATGTCAACTTAATCACACCATTGTCTGGAGAGAATGTTGAAATTACCTATGATAGTGTTCTAAAGTATAGACTTTCAGCTCAGAAATTAATGACCACATCAAATGGAAGAGGGCCTTCTGTTGTTACCTTTTCTTGGCAGGACTGTGCCAGTACTGGTCCTTGGATAATGAAGAGAGCCAGACAGCTTGCTTGTTCAGAGAATGCAAGGTGCTTAGAGAAGTTCAGAGGAAAAGGATATGACTTTTCGTCTGTAACCACTGTCAAGGATTCTGGGGACATTGATAACATTCGACAAGAAATGATTATAAGCTCTGAGTTCTGCATTCATGCACATTTATCTCCCGTTATAATTTCTTTAAGCAAATCAGAATTTCttaaattaaatgatattgTGAGTCAGGTGATTGATAGGTTATCAGGACTGGACTTAAATCTTGTTGATACTGAAAAAGTGACTGCTGCCTCTCAGTCATCAGTTCTTGTTGAATGTGATTCTGTAACCATATCAATTAATGAGGAAGCCATGGAGAAGAATAATAAGGGTTCACTACAGAATGAAATTACTGGTTCTTGGCATAGCTTTACTCTGGAACTTCAGAACTTTGGCCTATTATCTGTTTCAGATCTTGGAGGAACAAATGGTTCTAGCTTTCTCTGGGTAACCCATGGTGAGGGCAACTTGTGGGGTTCAGTTACAGGGGTCCCGAGTGAAAAGTTTCTCCTCATCTCCATCAATGACTCTTCCAGTAGCCGTGGTGACGGAGAAGGTTCAAATGTATTATCTTCTAAGCTGTCAGGTTTAGATATTATCCACTTTCAAGATCCACAGAGCAGTGCCGTGTCCATCACTGTCCGGTGCGGCACTGTTGTTGCAGTTGGTGGACGCTTGGATTGGTTTGAcacaattttctcatttttcgCTTCACCCTCCCCTGAAGCTACACAAGAATGTGATAGTAATGTGCAGAAAGAGGGTGAAACTAGTGTTCCTTTTGAATCTTCTTTTATCCTTAGCTTGATAGACATTGCCTTGAGTTACGAGCCATACTTAAATAAATTGACGATGCATGGATGCGCTGATTCTCAGTCAAGTTCTCCCAATTGTGAGGAAGCAATAGATGAGCAACATGTAGCATGTCTGTTGGCTGCATCTTCCTTGAGGTTTTCCAGTACAACCTTTGCTGATTCTGTTATCAAGGATTACAAAATTACTGCGCAGGATCTGGGTCTGCTTCTTTCTGCAGTGCGTGCACCGAACTGTGCTGGCAGTGTCTACAGTGTGGAGCATCTTCGCAAGACGGGATATGTTAAAGTTGCTCAAGGGTCAGATGTTGAAGCTCTTTTAAGAATCAGTTCTGGAAGTGGTGCTCTTTGGGAAATTGATTGTTCAGAGTCACAGATTGTTCTGAACACTTGCCATGATACAGCTAGTGGATTGACACGTTTAGCTGCTCAAATGCAACAGCTTTTTGCCCCTGACCTGGAAGAATCTGTGGTTCACTTGCAGACAAGGTGGAATAATGTTCAGCATGCACGTGAGGGCAAAGAATTCTGCACTTTTGACGTGGCTGTAGCATCAACTTCAGATATGCAGCCTATGACTGGTGATGTAAGTAGCAAATGCGGTAATATCAACTTGATGGATGAAATCTGTGAAGATGCATTTCAATTGAACCACGAGGAGGATGACCAAGCTGATCATCTTGAATCACCCATTTACCTGTCACCTAATAATAGTTTCATTGGCGAGACATTTTACTACAGTAATGAAGACTCTCCAAGGTTTTTGAATAGCTCGCCTCTCACTTGCTCAGTCCCAGTAGGTGGACAAGAAACTAGTGAGACTCCATTATCACCTGAACAGCCACCTCAGTTTATCGAAGAATATTTCTTGTCTGACCTATGTCCTCTGTCTGAACTAGCATTGACAGATCAGTCATCGAAGGATATTATTAGATACGCGCCCAGTCCTCTAAGGAGTGGTGATGATTTTAGGGGAAGTACTGGATGGTATGGGGGCAACTGTTTAAGAATTTTAGAGAATCATGTTTCAGAAGTCGACAGAAAAGCTGGTTCGGAGGAGTTGACAGAGTCTGAGGCTTCTAGCATTCTCAGTGaacctgatgaaaataaaaatgttaaggGTCGCATAGTTCTTAATAACATGAATATCATCTGGAGATTGTATGCGGGATCTGATTGGCAAAATGTTGAGAGTAATACCCAGCAATCTACAGGAACTTGTGGGCGGGATACAACTGTTTGTTTAGAACTGACACTGTCTGGAATGCGATTTCTGTATGACATCTTTCCTGATGGTGGAACTCGGGTATCTAGGCAGTCCATAACAGTTCATGATTTCTTTGTTAAAGACAACAGTAATGCTGCCCCTTGGAAACTGGT is part of the Solanum lycopersicum chromosome 1, SLM_r2.1 genome and harbors:
- the LOC101260283 gene encoding autophagy-related protein 2 isoform X2; the encoded protein is MWNFARSAEKLFSRWAIKRFCKFWLKKKLGKFILGDIDLDQLDVQARAGIIQLSDLALNVDYLNQKFGSAAAVYVQEGSIGSLLMKMPWQGDGFRIEVDELELVLAPEATFSPSTFGNCLSTQDGAASVNQESGNRKDVAVDDCGAKTTAFDVHEGVKTIAKMVKWFLTRLNVEVRKLIIVFDPCLGEEKQRGLCRTLVLRVSEVACGTCISEGDSLDTEAADANLLGLTQMTNFIKFSGAVLEFLQIDEVVDKTPNPCASGTATGEWSRNYSPNVTTPIITGERGGLSGNLKLTIPWRNGSLDIREVEVDASIDPLVIKLQPSSIRCLIHLWGILKDTGQKKDTEFPFCNSVMTCDSTKADTSLLSMDEVLPDSKANSAECAFESEPVREALLSESRLISDWVSRSRKVNDEEEPDFGESVHQFFECFDGLRNSQSALGNSGMWNWTCSVFSAITAASNLASGSLLVPSDQQHLETNIRATVAKVSLLFSFIDEEERHCCTVDADKGNAGFYVHYISASFQDLLLVLQVQRQEVNFEATVQHVALTDHFSREDDTVDFKWCTYNNIKKIQDAIQTAIPPLDWSTKNVDLDNQSASAAPYPLRMNFTDGFPHPRKKISLFADDGVQVELLKTFGASLCQATISSSGNSFVGPTSFSLKFPPFVFWVNFNLLTKISEFFKKIEDPIGTSSTLAHEDKCVASSKGNGRTSPCSDTRRSSEQESFRGTVSLPTARIILAFPCGKGEDFRSYYCWQQFISLDVSSPSAPVDKASHATKKCSATSSKSWNSVAKLCSLSLNFGKLDVNLITPLSGENVEITYDSVLKYRLSAQKLMTTSNGRGPSVVTFSWQDCASTGPWIMKRARQLACSENARCLEKFRGKGYDFSSVTTVKDSGDIDNIRQEMIISSEFCIHAHLSPVIISLSKSEFLKLNDIVSQVIDRLSGLDLNLVDTEKVTAASQSSVLVECDSVTISINEEAMEKNNKGSLQNEITGSWHSFTLELQNFGLLSVSDLGGTNGSSFLWVTHGEGNLWGSVTGVPSEKFLLISINDSSSSRGDGEGSNVLSSKLSGLDIIHFQDPQSSAVSITVRCGTVVAVGGRLDWFDTIFSFFASPSPEATQECDSNVQKEGETSVPFESSFILSLIDIALSYEPYLNKLTMHGCADSQSSSPNCEEAIDEQHVACLLAASSLRFSSTTFADSVIKDYKITAQDLGLLLSAVRAPNCAGSVYSVEHLRKTGYVKVAQGSDVEALLRISSGSGALWEIDCSESQIVLNTCHDTASGLTRLAAQMQQLFAPDLEESVVHLQTRWNNVQHAREGKEFCTFDVAVASTSDMQPMTGDVSSKCGNINLMDEICEDAFQLNHEEDDQADHLESPIYLSPNNSFIGETFYYSNEDSPRFLNSSPLTCSVPVGGQETSETPLSPEQPPQFIEEYFLSDLCPLSELALTDQSSKDIIRYAPSPLRSGDDFRGSTGWYGGNCLRILENHVSEVDRKAGSEELTESEASSILSEPDENKNVKGRIVLNNMNIIWRLYAGSDWQNVESNTQQSTGTCGRDTTVCLELTLSGMRFLYDIFPDGGTRVSRQSITVHDFFVKDNSNAAPWKLVLGYYQSKGCLRKSSSKAFKLDLEAVRPDPAIPLEEYRLRIAFLPMRLHLHQNQLDFLISFFGGTKSAVTPSQSSSQNLSKSEIVAKRTKFGGKAVIEEALLPYFQGRSSMFLSSCSHYHPYSSILERLQCFQVPPN
- the LOC101260283 gene encoding autophagy-related protein 2 isoform X1; this encodes MWNFARSAEKLFSRWAIKRFCKFWLKKKLGKFILGDIDLDQLDVQARAGIIQLSDLALNVDYLNQKFGSAAAVYVQEGSIGSLLMKMPWQGDGFRIEVDELELVLAPEATFSPSTFGNCLSTQDGAASVNQESGNRKDVAVDDCGAKTTAFDVHEGVKTIAKMVKWFLTRLNVEVRKLIIVFDPCLGEEKQRGLCRTLVLRVSEVACGTCISEGDSLDTEAADANLLGLTQMTNFIKFSGAVLEFLQIDEVVDKTPNPCASGTATGEWSRNYSPNVTTPIITGERGGLSGNLKLTIPWRNGSLDIREVEVDASIDPLVIKLQPSSIRCLIHLWGILKDTGQKKDTEFPFCNSVMTCDSTKADTSLLSMDEVLPDSKANSAECAFESEPVREALLSESRLISDWVSRSRKVNDEEEPDFGESVHQFFECFDGLRNSQSALGNSGMWNWTCSVFSAITAASNLASGSLLVPSDQQHLETNIRATVAKVSLLFSFIDEEERHCCTVDADKGNAGFYVHYISASFQDLLLVLQVQRQEVNFEATVQHVALTDHFSREDDTVDFKWCTYNNIKKIQDAIQTAIPPLDWSTKNVDLDNQSASAAPYPLRMNFTDGFPHPRKKISLFADDGVQVELLKTFGASLCQATISSSGNSFVGPTSFSLKFPPFVFWVNFNLLTKISEFFKKIEDPIGTSSTLAHEDKCVASSKGNGRTSPCSDTRRSSEQESFRGTVSLPTARIILAFPCGKGEDFRSYYCWQQFISLDVSSPSAPVDKASHATKKCSATSSKSWNSVAKLCSLSLNFGKLDVNLITPLSGENVEITYDSVLKYRLSAQKLMTTSNGRGPSVVTFSWQDCASTGPWIMKRARQLACSENARCLEKFRGKGYDFSSVTTVKDSGDIDNIRQEMIISSEFCIHAHLSPVIISLSKSEFLKLNDIVSQVIDRLSGLDLNLVDTEKVTAASQSSVLVECDSVTISINEEAMEKNNKGSLQNEITGSWHSFTLELQNFGLLSVSDLGGTNGSSFLWVTHGEGNLWGSVTGVPSEKFLLISINDSSSSRGDGEGSNVLSSKLSGLDIIHFQDPQSSAVSITVRCGTVVAVGGRLDWFDTIFSFFASPSPEATQECDSNVQKEGETSVPFESSFILSLIDIALSYEPYLNKLTMHGCADSQSSSPNCEEAIDEQHVACLLAASSLRFSSTTFADSVIKDYKITAQDLGLLLSAVRAPNCAGSVYSVEHLRKTGYVKVAQGSDVEALLRISSGSGALWEIDCSESQIVLNTCHDTASGLTRLAAQMQQLFAPDLEESVVHLQTRWNNVQHAREGKEFCTFDVAVASTSDMQPMTGDVSSKCGNINLMDEICEDAFQLNHEEDDQADHLESPIYLSPNNSFIGETFYYSNEDSPRFLNSSPLTCSVPVGGQETSETPLSPEQPPQFIEEYFLSDLCPLSELALTDQSSKDIIRYAPSPLRSGDDFRGSTGWYGGNCLRILENHVSEVDRKAGSEELTESEASSILSEPDENKNVKGRIVLNNMNIIWRLYAGSDWQNVESNTQQSTGTCGRDTTVCLELTLSGMRFLYDIFPDGGTRVSRQSITVHDFFVKDNSNAAPWKLVLGYYQSKGCLRKSSSKAFKLDLEAVRPDPAIPLEEYRLRIAFLPMRLHLHQNQLDFLISFFGGTKSAVTPSQSSSQNLSKSEIVAKRTKFGGKAVIEEALLPYFQKFDIWPVHLRVDYSPCRVDLAALRGGKYVELVNLVPWKGVDLHLKHVQALGVYGWSGIGEIIVGEWLEDISQNQIHKLLKGLPPIRSLVAVGSSAAKLVSLPVKSYKKDQKLLKGMQRGTIAFLRSISLEAIGLGVHLAAGAHEILLQAEYILTSVPPSVTWPVQSGGNTSVRFNQPRDSRQGIQQAYESMSDGFSKSASALIRTPIKRYQRGAGMGSAFATAVQAAPAAAIAPASATARAVHCALLGVRNSLNPERKKESLEKYLGTNPSQQYM